In the genome of uncultured Bacteroides sp., the window ATCTCTCTAGGTTATACTTTTCCTAATAAGTGGGTAAATAAACTAGGGCTTCAGAATTTGAAACTTTATTGTAATCTTCAAAATGTGTATACTTTCACAAAATATAAAGGTTATGACCCGGAGATTGGCTCTTCTAATCAAGATGCTTTGTTGACTGGCTTTGATAACTACCGTTATCCTTCTCCCAGAATTTATACATTTGGCTTAAATCTTACATTCTAAATTTATAAAGAAAATGAATATGAAAGCAAGTAAATATATATACGCACTTGTACTGGTAACCTCTTTAACTTTTACAGGATGTAGCGATTTCTTGGATACAGAAAATAATTCGAGTATCACGGGAGATAATTTTTATCAGAGTGAAGAGGATTTTAGCGCAGCTACAGCAGCCCTATATAATAAGGTCTGGTTTGATTTTAATGATAAGTTCTATTACGGGATGGGTGATGGGCGTGGATTTAATTTATATGCACCTTACTCCGATTATATTTATCCTTTTACTGATTTGAATGAAACGGGGCTTACCGGTCCGTTGGTTTCTGCTTGGGGAGCATTATACAATGTTGTTCAACAATCTAACAGAGTTATTATAGGTATTGAGGGGAGTTCCTTTAGTGATCAGGATATTAAAAATGAATACATTGGTGAGGCTCGCTTCATGCGTGGAGTAGCTTATAGCTATTTGGCTATGTTATGGGGAAATGTGATTGTTAGTGAGAATACAAATGATTTAATAAGCAATCCGATTGTGAATACCAATCCAACTTCGGACGTTTTTGAATTTGCTATGCGTGATTTGGAATTTGCTGCAAAATATCTGCCTAAAACGGCTACGGCTAAGGGTCGCGTTAATAAATATAGCGCTTATGCTTTGCTTTCACGCGTATATCTTACTTATGCCGGATATAGTGATAACCCTAATAGTGGAACACGTAGTCAAGAATATCTGGATTTAGCCAAAAAGGCTGCTGATAAAGTAATTACAGAAAGTGACTTCAAAATATTGGATAATTATGAAGATCTTTTCAAGATTGAGAATAATAATAATGCAGAGTCTGTTTTTGCTCTTCAATGGATTCCAAATGGTGCATATGGAGAAGCAAATACGTTGCAATCTTATTTAGCTTGTGGATCTGAGATAACAAATGATGCAGCGGCTTGGGGCTATTGGACGCGTGCTCAACCAAATGTGGTATGGGAGTATGAAGTTGGTGATCTCCGTAGAAAAGCTACTTGGATGGCTTATGGTGATCATTATGATGAAATTCAAATAGCCAATGGTGGATATACCTATGACAAAACAGATGAGGCGCTAAATGTAAAAAAGTATGTTTGTGGTTCTACCAAAGACAATGCAAAGATTTCACAGCAAGATTGCCCTATCAATACGTATATGATGCGCTTAGCTGAAGTTTATCTTATTTATGCAGAAGCGGTGTTGGGTAATAATGCTAGTACAACAGATGAAATGGCTTTGAAATATTTTAATAAAATTCGTACCCGTGCAGGTTTAGAGCCTAAAGATGTAATTACGTATGAAGATATTCGTCACGAACGTCGTATGGAGCTTTGCATGGAAGGACAATATTGGTATGACTTGGTACGTAGGGCATACTATAAACAGCAGGAGGTCATTAATTATATTAAAAATCAACAGCGAGATGTGATAACGCCCGTACTTTGGGATGAAAACTCACAGACCTTAACAATTGATGATAGTCGTGACCCAGGTAATCGTTCTGTTGGAACTATCGATGAAAGTATATTTTTGTTGCCTTATCCTGAATCGGAAACTGTTCAGAACCCATTATTAAAGGCTGATCCTGTCTCTTACGAATTTAAAGAAGATAGAATTACTGATTTGTTTAATTAAAAAGATATTAAAGTATGAAAAGCTTACTTTTAAAAAATAGTCTGCGCACATTAACTTTGCTACTGGGTCTCTTTATCCTTTCGTTTACACATGTCTCTTGTAGTAATGATGATGATAACAATGGCTCCTCAATGACAGTCTCGGGGGTATACTTAGAGAATGCAGATTCCGATGTTCCTGATAGATTAGTTGATTTTGCTCGTTTAGGGCAGTTGATTCGTATAGAAGGGGAAGGCTTTACTGGTTTGAAAAAGGTTTATATAAATGGTTATAGCTGTTATTTTAATCCGGTATTTGTTTCCGATAAATCTTTTATTGTTAGTGTAAATAAGAATACGCCTACTACAGATGCTGATGAGGGTGTGCGCAATACCATTCGTTTAGTGAAGGATTCGGGTGATTATACGTATCAATTTAGTATTCGTTCTTCCGCTCCTGGTATTAGCAGTATTTCCAATACGATGGCTAAAGCCGGTGAACCGATTATTGTATATGGTGAAGGTCTGGAGGAAGTTACAAAAGTTGTGTTTCCCGGAAATGTGGAGGTGACTGATGGTATTACTCAGAGCGATGATGGTAGCTATTTTATGGTTACTGTTCCGGAAAACGTATCAGACAACGGCGGTTCTCTTTTTGTAGAATGTGCTAACGGAGGAGCTTATTCTCCTGCCTATTTTAATTATAAGAAAGGTATTATTCTTGACTTTG includes:
- a CDS encoding RagB/SusD family nutrient uptake outer membrane protein — its product is MKASKYIYALVLVTSLTFTGCSDFLDTENNSSITGDNFYQSEEDFSAATAALYNKVWFDFNDKFYYGMGDGRGFNLYAPYSDYIYPFTDLNETGLTGPLVSAWGALYNVVQQSNRVIIGIEGSSFSDQDIKNEYIGEARFMRGVAYSYLAMLWGNVIVSENTNDLISNPIVNTNPTSDVFEFAMRDLEFAAKYLPKTATAKGRVNKYSAYALLSRVYLTYAGYSDNPNSGTRSQEYLDLAKKAADKVITESDFKILDNYEDLFKIENNNNAESVFALQWIPNGAYGEANTLQSYLACGSEITNDAAAWGYWTRAQPNVVWEYEVGDLRRKATWMAYGDHYDEIQIANGGYTYDKTDEALNVKKYVCGSTKDNAKISQQDCPINTYMMRLAEVYLIYAEAVLGNNASTTDEMALKYFNKIRTRAGLEPKDVITYEDIRHERRMELCMEGQYWYDLVRRAYYKQQEVINYIKNQQRDVITPVLWDENSQTLTIDDSRDPGNRSVGTIDESIFLLPYPESETVQNPLLKADPVSYEFKEDRITDLFN